In one window of Pseudobdellovibrionaceae bacterium DNA:
- a CDS encoding ATP-binding protein: MISRLLSVQQSKSFLLFGPRGTGKSTWVKANFPESPYIDLLDDATLNRLLAHPEDLESLLPRQFSGPVVIDEVQKVPALLNEVHRLIENKKMTFALTGSSARKLRRQGVNLLAGRALTYNLFPFTALEIGEQFVLGEALQFGMLPSRFTEPDPEKYLASYVQTYLREEIQQEGLTRNLGAFSRFLEAASFSQGSQLNISSVARDCSVERKVAESYFSILEDLLIAFRLPVFTKKAKREMAAHPKFYFFDVGVYQTLRPKGPLDSPETAIGSALETLVLQELRALNHYFNFGYDFYYWRTQKKKEVDIILYGKKGLVAIEVKSSARLRRDDFLALREFSTDYPMAKCYVIYGGKRAGHEGDIQLLPAEDFFRSSKALL; the protein is encoded by the coding sequence ATGATTTCCAGATTGCTAAGTGTTCAACAAAGCAAGAGTTTTTTGTTATTCGGGCCGCGTGGGACGGGCAAATCCACCTGGGTAAAGGCGAATTTTCCAGAAAGCCCCTATATTGATTTGCTTGATGATGCCACTCTTAACAGGCTGTTGGCGCACCCCGAGGACCTTGAGTCCTTGTTGCCTAGGCAGTTTTCAGGGCCCGTGGTTATCGATGAGGTGCAAAAGGTCCCGGCCTTACTCAACGAGGTCCATCGGCTCATCGAAAATAAGAAGATGACATTTGCACTAACCGGTTCAAGTGCAAGAAAGTTGCGGCGTCAGGGCGTTAATCTTCTGGCTGGCCGGGCGCTTACGTACAACCTATTTCCCTTTACGGCCCTTGAGATCGGGGAGCAGTTTGTGTTGGGAGAAGCGCTGCAGTTTGGCATGCTACCATCTCGCTTCACAGAACCTGATCCGGAAAAGTATCTAGCCAGCTATGTGCAGACCTATTTGCGGGAAGAAATACAACAAGAGGGTTTAACCAGAAACCTAGGTGCTTTTAGCCGCTTTCTTGAAGCAGCTAGCTTCTCACAGGGATCGCAACTTAATATCTCAAGTGTAGCTCGAGACTGTTCGGTAGAGAGAAAAGTTGCAGAAAGCTATTTTTCAATTTTAGAGGACTTATTGATCGCTTTTCGCCTTCCCGTGTTTACAAAAAAAGCTAAGCGGGAGATGGCCGCGCATCCGAAATTTTATTTTTTTGATGTAGGTGTCTACCAGACACTTCGTCCTAAAGGCCCCCTGGATAGCCCAGAAACGGCGATTGGCTCAGCCCTTGAGACGCTTGTTCTGCAAGAGCTGCGAGCATTGAACCACTATTTTAATTTCGGTTATGATTTCTACTACTGGCGGACTCAAAAAAAGAAAGAAGTAGATATAATTCTTTACGGCAAAAAAGGCCTTGTCGCCATAGAAGTAAAGAGCTCCGCCAGATTGCGCCGCGATGACTTTTTGGCCTTGCGAGAATTCTCGACAGATTATCCGATGGCTAAGTGTTATGTGATCTACGGAGGCAAACGGGCGGGTCACGAAGGTGATATTCAACTGCTGCCAGCGGAGGATTTCTTTAGAAGCAGCAAAGCTTTGTTGTAG
- a CDS encoding helix-turn-helix domain-containing protein, which produces MRNRPDAIEISVREASYRLGLTQRQVRNYIQARKIAAIKVGKEWFVDVASVQAFAQSHRLDIEKKVLADSQSEADHFFANEPTSQRANEPTSQRANEPTSQRANEPTSQRANEPTSQRANEPFISASLLSNSPVNFRFGSLDKLYKRSSSPRET; this is translated from the coding sequence GTGAGAAACAGACCAGATGCCATAGAAATTTCTGTCAGAGAAGCCAGTTATCGATTGGGTCTGACGCAGAGACAAGTGCGCAATTATATTCAGGCGCGGAAAATAGCGGCCATCAAAGTAGGAAAAGAGTGGTTCGTTGACGTGGCTTCTGTACAAGCCTTTGCCCAAAGTCATCGCCTTGATATTGAAAAAAAAGTTCTTGCAGATTCGCAAAGCGAGGCGGACCATTTTTTTGCCAACGAGCCAACGAGCCAACGAGCCAACGAGCCAACGAGCCAACGAGCCAACGAGCCAACGAGCCAACGAGCCAACGAGCCAACGAGCCAACGAGCCAACGAGCCAACGAGCCAACGAGCCAACGAGCCATTTATCTCAGCTTCGTTGTTATCAAATAGCCCAGTCAATTTTCGATTCGGGTCGTTGGATAAACTCTATAAACGAAGCTCCTCACCTAGAGAAACTTAA
- a CDS encoding four helix bundle protein, translating into MMKEAKVFADSYQLGLIVFERTKAFPKHLRPTLGRKLEEGVITLLVAVREACLLKGSTRFKKLQQASHALDEIRILCQMSCDLRVFSAGMYHDISVLTSEIGREIGGFIRHERGQRNGENKPKTIRSGV; encoded by the coding sequence ATGATGAAAGAGGCCAAGGTATTTGCTGACAGTTATCAGTTGGGGTTAATTGTGTTTGAGCGCACAAAGGCTTTTCCGAAGCACTTAAGACCAACGTTGGGCCGAAAACTCGAAGAAGGGGTCATAACACTTTTGGTGGCTGTTCGAGAGGCTTGTTTGTTAAAAGGTTCAACGCGGTTCAAAAAATTGCAACAGGCTTCCCACGCATTGGATGAAATCCGGATTTTATGTCAAATGAGCTGTGATCTTAGAGTATTTTCTGCGGGGATGTATCATGACATCAGTGTTCTCACTTCAGAAATTGGTCGGGAAATTGGCGGTTTTATTCGGCATGAAAGGGGGCAACGAAATGGTGAAAACAAGCCTAAAACTATTAGATCGGGTGTCTAA
- a CDS encoding gliding-motility protein MglA — protein MSFINYNAKEIHCKLVYYGPSLGGKTTNLQWVYHKTTEQDKSDLVELPTDVERTIFFDFLPLNVGDIRGFKTRFHLYTVPGQVVYDASRKLILKGLDGVIFVADSQAERMEENIQSLKNLEKNLEQQGYDINEIPLVIQYNKRDLPNALPIAELRKSLNKYNAPDFEASAREGKGVFESFKTAAKSIITVLKGGDL, from the coding sequence ATGTCGTTTATCAATTACAATGCCAAAGAGATTCATTGCAAACTGGTGTACTACGGACCATCTCTTGGTGGAAAAACGACCAATCTTCAGTGGGTTTACCATAAAACCACTGAACAAGATAAATCAGACCTTGTTGAACTTCCCACAGATGTAGAGCGAACTATCTTTTTTGATTTTCTGCCGCTGAACGTGGGCGATATTCGCGGATTCAAAACTCGATTTCACTTATATACGGTCCCGGGTCAGGTGGTTTACGACGCCAGCCGAAAGCTCATATTAAAAGGCCTTGATGGCGTCATCTTCGTGGCTGATTCCCAAGCCGAGCGCATGGAAGAAAACATCCAGTCATTAAAGAACCTTGAAAAGAATCTTGAACAACAAGGTTACGACATCAACGAAATCCCGTTAGTTATTCAGTACAACAAACGAGATTTGCCTAATGCTCTGCCCATTGCTGAGCTGAGAAAGTCTTTAAATAAATACAACGCCCCCGACTTTGAAGCCTCTGCCCGTGAGGGAAAGGGAGTTTTTGAGTCGTTTAAGACGGCGGCAAAGTCCATTATCACTGTTCTTAAGGGCGGCGATCTTTAA
- the recR gene encoding recombination protein RecR, whose amino-acid sequence MLHVPSLEKLVHELNKLPGIGPKTAQRLSYFILQKKDDFIGELSEALQQVRDRVHECPSCFSYTEESGLCHYCTDVHRNDDLLCVVEEPSDIARIDASGAFRGRYHVLHGALSPLDGITPSDLKIVPLLDRIKEGLAGDRPAIREVILALDADLEGDTTVLYLAKVLREMGIKVTRIAHGVPIGGDIDYIDNRTLGRALENRIQI is encoded by the coding sequence ATTTTACATGTGCCTTCTCTTGAAAAGTTAGTGCATGAGCTCAATAAACTGCCAGGTATTGGGCCAAAAACAGCGCAGCGGCTGTCGTATTTTATTTTGCAAAAAAAAGACGACTTTATTGGCGAGCTTTCAGAAGCGCTGCAGCAAGTTAGAGATCGTGTGCACGAATGCCCCAGTTGTTTTTCTTATACAGAAGAAAGTGGTCTTTGCCATTACTGCACCGATGTTCATCGCAACGATGATTTATTGTGCGTGGTGGAAGAACCATCGGATATCGCTCGCATAGACGCTTCTGGCGCTTTTAGGGGCCGCTATCATGTCTTGCATGGAGCGCTTTCTCCACTTGATGGCATCACACCAAGTGATCTTAAAATTGTGCCTTTACTTGATCGCATTAAAGAGGGGCTTGCTGGAGATCGCCCTGCCATTCGAGAAGTGATTTTAGCTCTCGATGCTGATTTAGAGGGTGACACCACCGTGCTATATCTTGCTAAAGTACTAAGAGAGATGGGGATTAAAGTCACCCGCATCGCCCATGGTGTTCCCATTGGCGGTGATATAGACTATATTGACAACAGAACCTTGGGGCGGGCCCTAGAAAATAGGATTCAGATTTAA
- a CDS encoding YbaB/EbfC family nucleoid-associated protein → MKGFGGGMQQLMRQANQMQNKMKKLQEELATREFEGTSGGGAVTIKVSGQNKLTAVTIQPDVLEAGDVEMLQDLIMTATNDALSVAKETSDKEMSKITGGVGLPGMF, encoded by the coding sequence ATGAAGGGTTTTGGCGGCGGCATGCAACAGTTGATGAGACAGGCCAATCAGATGCAAAATAAAATGAAGAAGTTGCAAGAAGAACTGGCCACACGTGAGTTCGAAGGCACCTCTGGCGGTGGCGCCGTAACCATTAAGGTTTCTGGCCAAAATAAACTGACCGCCGTAACGATTCAGCCGGATGTTCTTGAAGCTGGCGATGTGGAGATGTTGCAAGACCTTATTATGACAGCCACGAATGATGCCCTTTCTGTGGCCAAAGAAACCTCTGACAAAGAAATGAGTAAAATCACCGGCGGCGTGGGCTTGCCCGGAATGTTTTAA
- the dnaX gene encoding DNA polymerase III subunit gamma/tau, with protein MSYQVIARKWRPKSFADVVGQSHISQTLTNALRNNRLPHALLFTGPRGTGKTSSARILAMSLRCPEAKDFVPCGQCSECLDISNGRSIDVIEVDGASNNGVDAIRELRDTVSYMPSSGRYKVYIIDEVHMLSTSAFNALLKTLEEPPEHVIFVMATTEVHKIPNTILSRCQRFDFRRISIRSIAEHLKTICESENITADEEALWMVARQGDGSMRDSQSLLDQVITFSEGAITLQKVVDVLGLTDRQLLIKTIQGLVDRDVTSVVAVIQDIFAAGYDPKIYMQDLLEELRHLLMVKIAPEQSAQLIDLSEAEIERLKELSAELSNEDVHLLFDMALKGANDIPRSQEPRVVLEMLLLRMAEAPRIASLKNLVVNPAPPVNTSSPSTASVTLTKSATTSTVKTNTGPTAPREAVTPPAMPEDASPPAISDVASTPQGPAQPQEEWLHLVKQIKNTNGIIGAKLEHAYFVGYEKQKLTIGIPPKMKFIFEQLNEKENLLKLRNYLSTFWGPGHSVEVQLGREEEKQFTPNAIAQRQEEERQQEVRRQVESHPFVKSVQSIFKSEIQAIKELS; from the coding sequence GTGTCGTACCAGGTCATTGCCCGTAAGTGGCGCCCAAAATCTTTTGCTGATGTTGTGGGACAATCTCACATCAGTCAAACGTTGACCAACGCCCTTCGCAACAATCGCCTCCCCCATGCTCTGCTTTTTACCGGCCCACGGGGTACAGGTAAAACATCATCCGCTCGTATTCTTGCCATGTCGCTTCGGTGCCCTGAGGCTAAAGACTTTGTGCCCTGTGGTCAGTGCAGTGAGTGTTTAGATATTTCTAACGGCCGCAGTATAGACGTGATTGAAGTGGATGGTGCCAGCAACAATGGCGTGGATGCCATTCGAGAACTGCGCGATACCGTAAGCTATATGCCCTCATCCGGGCGCTACAAAGTTTATATTATCGACGAAGTGCATATGCTCTCGACCAGTGCCTTTAATGCTCTTCTTAAAACATTAGAAGAACCCCCGGAGCATGTGATTTTTGTCATGGCCACCACAGAAGTGCACAAAATACCCAACACTATTTTGTCTCGCTGTCAGCGCTTTGATTTTCGTCGCATATCTATTCGCTCCATTGCAGAGCACTTAAAGACAATTTGTGAAAGTGAAAATATCACGGCCGACGAAGAAGCCCTTTGGATGGTGGCCCGACAAGGCGACGGCTCTATGCGTGACAGCCAAAGCCTGCTTGATCAAGTAATTACTTTTTCTGAAGGCGCCATCACTTTACAAAAAGTTGTAGATGTTCTTGGCCTGACAGACAGACAACTTCTTATTAAAACAATACAAGGGCTCGTTGATCGAGATGTCACCTCTGTGGTTGCGGTGATTCAAGATATTTTTGCTGCTGGGTATGATCCGAAAATTTACATGCAAGATCTGCTTGAAGAGCTTCGCCATCTTTTGATGGTCAAAATTGCACCCGAACAAAGTGCCCAACTGATTGACCTCTCTGAGGCTGAAATTGAGCGGCTTAAAGAACTTAGTGCTGAGTTATCAAATGAAGATGTGCATTTGCTGTTTGATATGGCCCTAAAGGGAGCCAACGACATCCCACGCTCGCAAGAACCGCGCGTGGTCTTAGAAATGCTTCTTTTGCGTATGGCAGAAGCTCCCCGCATTGCGAGTTTAAAAAATTTAGTGGTCAACCCGGCTCCGCCAGTGAACACAAGTTCACCGTCAACAGCTTCGGTGACATTGACAAAATCGGCCACCACCTCGACAGTAAAAACAAACACTGGGCCCACGGCCCCTCGTGAGGCGGTGACCCCGCCTGCAATGCCAGAAGACGCCTCTCCTCCCGCTATCAGTGATGTTGCAAGCACGCCGCAGGGGCCCGCACAACCTCAAGAGGAGTGGCTCCATCTTGTAAAGCAAATTAAAAACACCAATGGCATTATAGGCGCAAAACTTGAGCATGCTTATTTTGTCGGTTACGAAAAACAAAAGCTCACCATTGGCATTCCCCCAAAAATGAAGTTCATCTTTGAACAGCTCAATGAAAAAGAAAATCTGTTGAAACTTAGAAACTACCTATCTACCTTTTGGGGGCCCGGTCACAGTGTGGAGGTGCAACTGGGGCGAGAAGAAGAAAAGCAATTCACACCAAATGCCATAGCGCAACGACAAGAAGAAGAACGACAACAAGAGGTGCGGCGACAAGTGGAAAGCCACCCTTTTGTAAAATCAGTGCAAAGTATTTTTAAATCAGAAATTCAAGCCATTAAGGAGCTATCATGA
- a CDS encoding tryptophan tryptophylquinone biosynthesis enzyme MauG: MGLCRFLLFIALGFTGFFAQANEPLTDLRSLGERLFFDTRLSGNNAMACATCHQQRYSWTEPLPLGFGSGRNQLPRRTPTLWGAAWQQTFFWDGRASTLEEQAKGPITSAGEMNQNLDELLVELDEDPTYQDAFAHLFNDPNKGITANKIFKALAAFQRTLVPEETPYERWLAGDDGAINHMAQMGFRMFQSPNFKCAKCHSIGQRFPAGKNRFLTSFSDGDFHDIGLPLREGNPDRGRWTQLTEKEKADPVNITYQFAFKTPTLWDVACRAPYMHDGSLATLDDVMDHYSRGGSVLDDEGQVVRRPSHARDVRPLNLNQHQKQVMIEFLKTLSPKPCGE, from the coding sequence ATGGGGTTATGTCGGTTTTTGCTATTTATTGCTTTGGGGTTTACAGGATTTTTTGCTCAGGCCAACGAGCCTCTTACCGACCTTCGATCTCTAGGTGAGCGGCTTTTTTTTGATACGCGACTCTCAGGTAACAACGCCATGGCCTGCGCCACTTGTCATCAGCAACGGTATTCATGGACAGAGCCTTTGCCTCTGGGGTTTGGTTCGGGCCGCAACCAACTTCCAAGGCGAACGCCCACTCTTTGGGGAGCCGCCTGGCAGCAGACATTTTTTTGGGATGGAAGAGCCAGCACACTGGAAGAACAGGCCAAGGGACCCATCACCAGTGCTGGTGAAATGAACCAAAATTTAGATGAACTTCTAGTGGAGCTCGATGAAGATCCCACTTATCAAGACGCTTTTGCACATCTTTTTAATGATCCCAATAAAGGTATTACAGCAAACAAAATTTTTAAGGCTCTAGCGGCTTTTCAGCGCACCCTTGTACCTGAAGAGACACCTTACGAGAGGTGGCTTGCCGGAGATGACGGTGCGATCAATCACATGGCGCAAATGGGCTTTCGGATGTTTCAAAGTCCGAACTTTAAATGTGCAAAATGTCATTCTATAGGCCAAAGATTTCCAGCAGGTAAAAACAGGTTTTTAACGTCTTTTTCAGACGGAGATTTTCACGACATTGGCTTGCCTCTCAGAGAGGGCAATCCCGATAGGGGCCGGTGGACTCAGCTCACAGAAAAAGAAAAAGCAGATCCTGTAAATATAACCTATCAGTTTGCATTTAAAACCCCCACTCTTTGGGATGTGGCCTGTCGGGCCCCATATATGCATGACGGCTCACTGGCCACCCTTGATGATGTAATGGATCATTACAGCCGGGGAGGCTCTGTTTTAGATGACGAAGGCCAAGTGGTCAGGCGCCCATCTCACGCAAGAGATGTGCGGCCACTTAATCTAAATCAACATCAAAAACAGGTGATGATTGAGTTTTTAAAGACCTTGTCGCCAAAACCTTGCGGTGAGTAG
- a CDS encoding fibronectin type III domain-containing protein, which yields MLSLLATAGCQLGDNRIKGAIRSSGPGVTLDVQISSALNDEVQMSWTAQTNVSGYNVYYASGSATAPECGQGTLAAGSPFSSNSATIGGLSAKVEYAFAVCPVGMDVRGNQSVTTLPALNNNIVYVGNSNWNDFVRNNGSDLYDADNTPCDGTESGDYLSALCIHGAEIRKFTSSDLGSSCSGYTIEDSANAFNWICDESTSPVTLYTSGLKEGKGLRDLVTASGFRPLRVIVTQNQVPVFSSSLETWWTNTVTALPTGNADLDQASTVYVLETSRADTGHAITADKVAVVTLDQAQLSAGATNILSGNNRAFLWIEGDYGSSDDTALNFDSIKLSNLRNVTVTNITTNHGIQVTNSASIFAKGIVVDTVADRGLFFTPEYSVAEDITISNTAYGLYVSDFFWGTADYSRFHNIKSYNASLAHISISGGDGTQFSNVDLSYGAGSGIDITSSSIPPISFNDLKIQNVGNHCMYYLGAYMTITNAIVANCLDFYFGAGAFGFVGINLVIANTSVSNIRMHQGYQNSMVNVILPNSGGIELFHTNHNNTRLGQIAFDGQYYIFAGARDVTFFDNLLLGSGASCLWGTGGAAPGVNAGLADATCANSGTSTANHVSVGPLMDSFIGMNVDDSHYPQATSGQLARDNITAAPEFDSWYRTWGDSVNSGPCTTGETCAIFDWSLKASDLVLRNTTNNGSSQNAAFVAGAPCPPAVDGNRTFTDPATRTFLINATEIIDDSLGNDNGLCETNEACIYSPNYGVYQGHGDYLSNGTCTFQDGTVTGVQMYAYPINGI from the coding sequence GTGCTGAGTCTGCTAGCAACTGCTGGGTGCCAACTCGGTGACAACAGAATCAAAGGGGCCATTCGATCTTCTGGACCTGGTGTGACCCTTGATGTGCAAATCTCATCCGCACTCAATGACGAAGTGCAAATGAGTTGGACAGCTCAAACAAATGTTTCTGGGTACAATGTTTATTATGCGTCAGGGTCGGCAACTGCTCCGGAATGTGGACAAGGCACATTGGCTGCTGGCAGTCCATTTTCTTCAAATAGTGCCACCATCGGAGGACTTTCAGCAAAAGTTGAATATGCTTTTGCTGTTTGTCCTGTAGGAATGGACGTCCGTGGCAATCAGTCAGTAACTACTTTGCCGGCGCTCAACAACAACATTGTCTATGTGGGCAACAGCAACTGGAATGATTTTGTTCGAAACAACGGAAGTGATCTCTATGATGCGGACAACACTCCATGTGATGGCACGGAGTCTGGTGATTATCTTTCGGCGCTCTGTATTCATGGAGCTGAAATTCGTAAATTCACGTCCAGTGACCTGGGTTCATCTTGTTCTGGGTATACCATTGAGGACTCTGCGAATGCCTTTAATTGGATTTGTGATGAATCTACTTCGCCGGTCACATTATATACCTCGGGCCTGAAGGAAGGTAAGGGCTTGCGTGATCTTGTGACCGCCTCGGGATTTCGACCCCTTCGTGTCATTGTCACTCAAAATCAAGTGCCTGTGTTTTCTTCCTCCCTTGAAACTTGGTGGACTAATACGGTGACGGCTCTTCCGACCGGCAACGCCGATCTCGACCAGGCCAGCACAGTTTATGTACTCGAGACATCACGAGCCGATACGGGTCATGCTATTACCGCTGACAAAGTGGCTGTGGTGACCTTAGATCAGGCCCAACTCAGCGCAGGAGCTACAAACATACTGTCTGGCAACAATCGAGCTTTTTTATGGATTGAAGGTGATTATGGATCGTCTGATGATACGGCTTTAAATTTTGACTCAATAAAACTATCCAACTTGAGAAATGTCACCGTGACTAATATTACCACTAATCATGGCATTCAAGTTACCAACTCCGCCTCTATTTTTGCCAAGGGTATTGTAGTTGATACTGTGGCTGACCGTGGTTTATTCTTTACGCCGGAATATTCAGTGGCCGAGGATATCACTATATCAAACACGGCCTACGGTCTATACGTATCAGACTTTTTTTGGGGGACTGCTGACTATTCTCGATTTCACAACATTAAGAGTTATAATGCCTCACTCGCTCATATTAGCATTTCTGGCGGTGACGGTACCCAATTTTCAAACGTTGACCTGTCCTACGGCGCTGGGTCCGGCATCGATATTACTTCGTCGTCAATACCGCCGATATCGTTTAATGACTTGAAAATCCAAAATGTCGGAAACCATTGCATGTATTATTTAGGTGCGTACATGACTATCACCAACGCCATCGTTGCAAATTGCTTGGATTTTTATTTCGGTGCAGGCGCTTTTGGTTTTGTTGGGATCAATTTGGTGATCGCAAACACCAGTGTCAGTAATATAAGGATGCATCAGGGGTATCAAAACTCAATGGTTAATGTGATACTCCCTAACAGTGGGGGCATTGAACTGTTTCATACCAATCACAATAACACTCGCCTCGGCCAAATCGCATTTGACGGACAATACTACATCTTTGCCGGAGCTCGCGACGTCACATTCTTTGACAACTTACTCTTAGGATCTGGTGCTAGCTGTTTGTGGGGCACCGGCGGTGCCGCTCCCGGCGTTAATGCCGGACTTGCTGATGCCACTTGCGCCAACTCAGGCACCAGCACCGCTAATCATGTTTCTGTGGGCCCTCTTATGGATTCTTTTATTGGAATGAATGTCGACGACAGCCATTACCCACAGGCCACCTCTGGACAGCTCGCAAGAGACAACATAACGGCCGCGCCTGAGTTTGATAGTTGGTATCGGACATGGGGTGATTCTGTAAACTCTGGCCCATGTACCACCGGCGAGACGTGTGCTATTTTTGACTGGAGTCTTAAGGCATCTGATCTTGTTCTTCGTAACACAACAAACAATGGTTCATCACAAAATGCAGCCTTTGTCGCAGGCGCCCCCTGCCCTCCGGCTGTAGATGGTAATCGAACTTTTACTGATCCCGCGACGAGAACATTTTTGATCAATGCCACAGAGATCATTGACGACAGTCTCGGCAATGACAACGGCCTTTGCGAAACTAATGAAGCTTGTATTTACTCACCTAACTATGGGGTTTATCAGGGACATGGCGACTATCTCAGCAACGGCACTTGTACTTTTCAAGACGGCACCGTGACCGGGGTACAAATGTATGCCTACCCCATTAACGGCATCTAA